The window TGCCATGGTGGCCGACCAGTGGTACGACATCCTCGGGGTTCTATCGGGCTCTATGACCGTGCTACCCAATGGCACGGTCATCATGATCTACACGGGGGCCACCAACGCCTCCGCCGTTGAGGTCCAGTGCATCGCCACTCCCGCCGACCCTACCGACCCCCTCCTCCGCCGCTGGACCAAGCACCCCGCCAACCCCGTCATCTGGTCGCCGCCGGGGGTCGGCACCAAGGATTTCCGAGACCCGATGACCGCTTGGTACGATGAATCTGATGACACATGGCGCACCCTCCTCGGGTCCAAGGACGACAACAACGGCCACCACGATGGCATCGCCATGATGTACAAGACCAAGGACTTCCTTAACTACGAGCTCATCCCGGGCATCTTGCATCGGGTCGAGCGCACCGGCGAGTGGGAGTGCATCGACTTCTACCCTGTCGGTCGCCGCACCAGCGACAACTCATCGGAGATGTTGCACGTGTTGAAGGCGAGCATGGACGACGAACGGCATGACTACTACTCGCTAGGCACGTACGACTCTGCGGCAAACAGGTGGACGCCGATCGACCCGGAGCTCGACTTGGGGATCGGGTTGAGATACGACTGGGGTAAGTTCTACGCGTCCACCTCGTTCTATGATCCGGCGAAGAAGCGACGCGTGCTGATGGGGTACGTCGGCGAGGTCGACTCCAAGCGGGCTGATGTGGTGAAGGGATGGGCCTCAATTCAGGTACACATCCATCTATACTTGTTCATTATGCATGTTAGATATATAGATCTATGCGTTGGCTCTCTTGGGGATTGAAATGCTGTTGTTGCTGTATCATTATATATACAACATATACATCTGCTTAAAATGCTGATGCACGCAGGCCGATTGGCTAGAAAAGATGGACCAACACGTAGGCAGGCAGAAACATGCATGTTAATCACTTTGTTACCATATATGTCCAGCTGACCAAACCGCAAGATGAATTTCAGTAGTTTCTGAAGTTATTTATGCCAATCCGTCAATACCATTTTTGTTTGTGCTGCCGTTTCTTCTGTGGAAATCAGATTTCATTACTACTATATAGTTTAATAAAAACTGTATGTTTTTATTTTGTTCGAAGTTCTTTTTTTTTTCGAGAGTAATTTTGTTTGAAGTTTTCAATGTCAGTATGTAGTGTACTCGAGCTTATAACTAACTGATTAATGATGTTTGACATGCGTGCAGTCAGTTCCAAGGACAATTGCTCTCGACGAGAAGACCCGGACGAACCTCCTCCTCTGGCCCGTGGAGGAGATTGAGACCCTCCGCCTCAACGCCACCGAACTCAGCGACGTCACCCTTAACACCGGCTCCGTCATCCATATCCCGCTCCGCCAAGGCactcagctcgacatcgaggccacttTCCACCTTGATGCTTCTGCCGTCGCTGCCCTCAATGAGGCCGATGTGGGCTACAACTGCAGCAGCAGCGGCGGTGCTGTTAACCGCGGCGCGCTAGGCCCCTTCGGCCTCCTCGTCCTCGCTGCCGGTGACCGCCGTGGCGAGCAAACGGCAGTGTACTTCTACGTGTCCAGGGGGCTCGACGGAGGCCt is drawn from Triticum dicoccoides isolate Atlit2015 ecotype Zavitan chromosome 4A, WEW_v2.0, whole genome shotgun sequence and contains these coding sequences:
- the LOC119288357 gene encoding sucrose:sucrose 1-fructosyltransferase-like produces the protein MGSHGKPPLPYAYKPLPSDADGERAGCTRWRVCAVALTASAMVVVVVGATLLAGFRVDQAVDEEAAGGFPWSNEMLQWQRSGYHFQTAKNYMSDPNGLMYYRGWYHMFFQYNPVGTDWDDGMEWGHAVSRNLVQWRTLPIAMVADQWYDILGVLSGSMTVLPNGTVIMIYTGATNASAVEVQCIATPADPTDPLLRRWTKHPANPVIWSPPGVGTKDFRDPMTAWYDESDDTWRTLLGSKDDNNGHHDGIAMMYKTKDFLNYELIPGILHRVERTGEWECIDFYPVGRRTSDNSSEMLHVLKASMDDERHDYYSLGTYDSAANRWTPIDPELDLGIGLRYDWGKFYASTSFYDPAKKRRVLMGYVGEVDSKRADVVKGWASIQSVPRTIALDEKTRTNLLLWPVEEIETLRLNATELSDVTLNTGSVIHIPLRQGTQLDIEATFHLDASAVAALNEADVGYNCSSSGGAVNRGALGPFGLLVLAAGDRRGEQTAVYFYVSRGLDGGLHTSFCQDELRSSRAKDVTKRVIGSMVPVLDGEAFSMRVLVDHSIVQGFAMGGRTTMTSRVYPMEAYQEAKVYLFNNATGASVTAERLVVHEMDSAHNQLSNMDDHSYVQ